Proteins encoded in a region of the Nonomuraea helvata genome:
- a CDS encoding extracellular solute-binding protein, which yields MTAIPRRDLLRGAALLGLASPLAACGSGGEPVGSKEAGPQGPVIAWMHHEEANDKYFNAKIAEYQRQFPKVTIKPLYVPIANLDTKLSTAFTTGSPPDLIKVGAWTLAERASKGQVAPLPPAEFGAGSLDELKSRFDTNAFAALTYKDQVYGVPIDFNSVHLWYRRDRFEQAGLDPDKPPATWEEVEEYGRKLTTGSQVGLQWQLADNIWAMLNFIPLINGLGGRIVDETSGRGGLNTPEGIQALEYYGRQGNPRLSDPVGAFGLFAKGTSAMLVSGRFTSSLIPELNPKAKLGETFDSAVVPSWAGKEKVASGYSWGWMVAKKAKNPYTAWHFVNWLSSSANVDQQLATTGLVTPTAGWQKLPSARDQASQQLEEQLAYTDFGPVLPQWTETIKALLDALESVIHKQRPARDAAAAFDAAVGRILK from the coding sequence ATGACTGCAATCCCCCGCCGAGACCTTCTGCGCGGCGCCGCCCTGCTGGGGCTGGCGAGCCCGCTGGCCGCCTGCGGATCGGGCGGCGAGCCGGTCGGCTCCAAGGAGGCCGGGCCGCAGGGCCCGGTCATCGCCTGGATGCACCATGAGGAGGCGAACGACAAGTATTTCAACGCCAAGATCGCCGAGTATCAGCGCCAGTTCCCGAAGGTGACGATCAAACCGCTGTACGTCCCGATCGCCAACCTCGACACCAAGCTCTCCACCGCGTTCACCACGGGCTCGCCGCCAGACCTCATCAAGGTCGGCGCCTGGACCCTCGCGGAGCGGGCCTCGAAGGGACAGGTCGCGCCGCTGCCGCCGGCGGAGTTCGGGGCGGGCTCCCTCGACGAGCTCAAGAGCAGGTTCGACACCAACGCCTTCGCCGCCCTGACCTACAAGGACCAGGTCTACGGAGTTCCGATCGACTTCAACTCGGTCCACCTGTGGTACCGCCGCGACCGCTTCGAACAGGCCGGGCTCGACCCCGACAAGCCCCCGGCCACCTGGGAGGAGGTCGAGGAGTACGGCCGCAAGCTCACCACGGGCTCCCAGGTCGGCCTCCAGTGGCAGCTCGCCGACAACATCTGGGCGATGCTGAACTTCATCCCGCTGATCAACGGCCTGGGCGGGCGGATCGTCGACGAGACCTCGGGACGTGGCGGCCTGAACACCCCGGAGGGCATCCAGGCCCTGGAGTACTACGGCCGCCAGGGCAACCCGAGGCTGAGCGACCCGGTCGGCGCGTTCGGCCTGTTCGCCAAGGGCACCTCGGCCATGCTGGTGTCCGGCCGGTTCACCTCCAGCCTCATCCCGGAGCTCAATCCCAAGGCCAAGCTGGGCGAGACCTTCGACAGCGCCGTGGTGCCCTCCTGGGCGGGCAAGGAGAAGGTGGCCTCCGGCTACTCGTGGGGATGGATGGTCGCCAAAAAGGCGAAAAATCCGTACACGGCTTGGCATTTCGTCAACTGGTTGTCCAGCTCCGCCAACGTCGATCAGCAGCTCGCCACCACCGGCCTGGTCACACCGACGGCCGGCTGGCAGAAGCTGCCCAGCGCCCGTGACCAGGCCAGCCAGCAGCTGGAGGAGCAGCTCGCGTACACCGACTTCGGCCCGGTGCTGCCGCAGTGGACCGAGACGATCAAGGCGCTGCTCGACGCGCTCGAGTCCGTGATCCACAAGCAGCGGCCGGCCAGGGACGCCGCGGCCGCCTTCGACGCCGCCGTGGGGCGGATACTCAAATGA
- a CDS encoding sugar ABC transporter permease encodes MTRTGARTMAGSEARAGAGLAAPAIVYFVLFWALPALAALYLSFTSYDLSGTPQWVGMENYRQMWANDEFWASVRVTLLYTVFAVGPTIMIALVVAVPLAKPGRLRAWLRALVFIPAVMPLVGATVLWQVIYSTGGLADTLAGAHPWLTDSGYAIWALLVMVIWKYVGLYVIIFVAGLQALPANVFEAAAIDGARALRTFFLVTVPLLRRTFTFVIVVAVTGAMQSFVPAYLLTKGGPVNATQVLPLYLYNNAFSYSRFGYASAIAIVLLVALLVFAFTQFKLIRSDEE; translated from the coding sequence ATGACTCGCACTGGGGCCCGCACCATGGCCGGGAGCGAGGCCCGCGCGGGCGCGGGCCTCGCCGCCCCGGCGATCGTGTACTTCGTCCTGTTCTGGGCGCTGCCCGCGCTGGCCGCGCTCTACCTGAGCTTCACCTCGTACGACCTGTCGGGCACCCCGCAGTGGGTGGGCATGGAGAACTACCGCCAGATGTGGGCGAACGACGAGTTCTGGGCCAGCGTGCGGGTGACCCTGCTCTACACGGTCTTCGCCGTGGGCCCGACGATCATGATCGCCCTGGTCGTGGCCGTGCCGCTGGCCAAGCCAGGGCGGCTCCGCGCCTGGCTGCGCGCCCTCGTCTTCATCCCCGCGGTGATGCCGCTGGTCGGCGCCACGGTGCTGTGGCAGGTCATCTACTCGACCGGCGGTCTCGCCGACACCCTGGCCGGGGCCCACCCGTGGCTCACCGACTCCGGCTACGCCATCTGGGCGCTGCTCGTGATGGTCATCTGGAAGTACGTCGGCCTCTACGTGATCATCTTCGTGGCCGGGCTGCAGGCTCTGCCGGCGAACGTGTTCGAGGCCGCGGCCATCGACGGCGCCCGCGCGCTGCGTACGTTCTTCCTCGTCACCGTGCCGCTGCTGCGCCGCACGTTCACCTTCGTGATCGTGGTGGCCGTCACCGGGGCCATGCAGTCCTTCGTCCCCGCCTACCTGCTGACCAAGGGCGGGCCGGTCAACGCCACCCAGGTGCTGCCCCTCTACCTGTACAACAACGCGTTCTCCTACTCCCGGTTCGGCTACGCGTCGGCGATCGCGATCGTCCTGCTGGTGGCGCTGCTGGTCTTCGCCTTCACCCAGTTCAAGCTGATCAGGAGTGACGAGGAATGA
- a CDS encoding carbohydrate ABC transporter permease has translation MRISRALTTVALIGFVALMLLPLYSMIVLASAPDDSDLSGLRLHGFALFDNIGQIMTDGRFPRYLLNSILIASAVSVLDVAISAAAGYALARLRFLGRAALLNLVVIALSLTPAVVMIPVFVALSEIGWLNSYQGLIAPFLASALGVFLVRQFALGIPAQMLHAARVDGAGELRIFFLIAVPLLRPALLTVLLLQFLAQWDNLIWPLIAASEQELWTLPLALSSFEGEHGIVYHLQTAAALLSILPPLALFALLQRYYVSGLTLGGIKR, from the coding sequence ATGAGAATCAGCCGCGCGCTCACCACCGTGGCCCTCATCGGCTTCGTGGCGCTGATGTTGCTGCCGCTCTACTCCATGATCGTGCTCGCGTCGGCGCCGGACGACAGCGACCTGTCCGGGCTGCGTCTCCACGGGTTCGCGCTGTTCGACAACATCGGCCAGATCATGACCGACGGCCGGTTCCCGCGCTACCTGCTGAACAGCATCCTGATCGCCTCCGCGGTCTCGGTGCTCGACGTGGCGATCTCGGCCGCCGCCGGGTACGCGCTGGCCCGGCTGCGCTTCCTCGGCAGGGCAGCCCTGCTCAACCTGGTGGTCATCGCGCTGTCCCTCACCCCGGCGGTCGTCATGATCCCGGTGTTCGTGGCGCTCAGCGAGATCGGCTGGCTCAACAGCTATCAGGGCCTCATCGCGCCGTTCCTGGCCAGCGCGCTCGGTGTCTTCCTGGTCCGCCAGTTCGCGCTGGGCATCCCGGCGCAGATGCTGCACGCCGCGCGCGTGGACGGCGCGGGCGAGCTGCGCATCTTCTTCCTCATCGCGGTCCCGCTGCTGCGCCCCGCCCTGCTCACCGTGCTGCTGCTGCAGTTCCTGGCGCAGTGGGACAACCTGATCTGGCCGCTGATCGCCGCCAGCGAGCAGGAGCTGTGGACGTTGCCGCTCGCGCTGTCGTCGTTCGAGGGCGAGCACGGGATCGTCTACCACCTGCAGACCGCGGCCGCGCTGCTGTCGATCCTGCCGCCGCTGGCCCTGTTCGCTCTGCTGCAGCGCTACTACGTCTCGGGCCTCACCCTCGGAGGAATCAAGCGATGA